In a genomic window of Telopea speciosissima isolate NSW1024214 ecotype Mountain lineage chromosome 5, Tspe_v1, whole genome shotgun sequence:
- the LOC122662544 gene encoding uncharacterized protein LOC122662544 isoform X2, translating into MSFSPSGSVAAPTETLEIGNGLSLVPRVKLLLTIYRSDPSVKPIDEWQLKRALIDFLKDSFSVSVTVPEEDLDIRRFKDLKKRKREDPVASGTLYIRDLGFLSRKPNANNTNRKKENPRLGDNGDDEKDSRLLEERKFSEWKKSLVDRMDGMELNIEGVKFRLNIVVPPSDDFDGLRKAWEDFYAFQNRGQHHSRGGKKQPDTLVLRGVPSRWFAEPRVSSKPSMLVTHTIFSVFGKIRNLNVAEDDDLGKNTEESGDIVSGLQCKIVVQFEKYEHFYDALKLLCGRSLQKQGSRLRADYEATWQREDFSPNTRQRATRSEPQPVERHGQSQAMTAGSYIPRYQPRNAHLGPETAHPRRCKD; encoded by the exons atgagctTCAGCCCTTCGGGATCTGTTGCTGCTCCAacagaaaccctagaaattggaaATGGGCTGTCGCTAGTACCACGTGTGAAGCTGCTCCTCACCATTTACCGCTCGGATCCATCCGTAAAACCCATCGACGAGTGGCAGCTCAAGCGCGCTCTGATCGACTTCCTTAAGGACTCCTTCTCCGTCTCCGTTACTGTCCCCGAAGAGGATCTCGACATTCGCAGGTTCAAGGATCTCAAGAAGCGCAAGCGCGAAGATCCCGTCGCCTCCGGCACTCTTTACATTCgggatttagggtttctcaGTCGTAAACCCAATGCTAATAATACTAATAGAAAAAAGGAGAACCCTCGGCTCGGGGATAATGGTGATGATGAGAAGGATTCCAGGTTGTTGGAGGAGAGAAAGTTCTCCGAGTGGAAAAAGTCCCTCGTCGATAGGATGGACGGGATGGAGTTGAATATCGAAGGAGTGAAATTCAGGCTGAATATCGTTGTTCCTCCATCTGATGATTTTGATGGACTTAGGAAAGCTTGGGAAGATTTTTACGCCTTCCAAAATCGAG GACAACATCATTCAAGGGGTGGAAAGAAACAGCCCGATACCCTTGTTCTGAGAGGCGTTCCTTCCCGATGGTTTGCAGAACCGCGTGTGTCGTCCAAGCCTTCCATGCTGGTCACACATACCATTTTCTCCGTATTTGGAAAAATTAG GAATCTTAATGTTGCTGAGGACGATGATCTAGGTAAGAACACAGAGGAGAGTGGTGACATTGTGTCTGGTCTCCAGTGCAAGATTGTGGTTCAGTTTGAGAAGTATGAACATTTCTATGATGCACTGAAGTTGTTATGTGGGCGTTCATTGCAAAAG CAAGGATCACGCCTTAGAGCAGACTATGAAGCAACTTGGCAGAGGGAAGACTTTTCCCCAAACACACGGCAAAGAGCAACAAGAAGTGAACCACAGCCAGTAGAAAGGCATGGCCAAAGTCAGGCAATGACTGCAGGGTCCTATATTCCAAGATATCAGCCACGCAATGCACATCTTGGTCCAGAGACTGCACACCCAAGGAGGTGTAAG GATTAG
- the LOC122662544 gene encoding uncharacterized protein LOC122662544 isoform X1 has product MSFSPSGSVAAPTETLEIGNGLSLVPRVKLLLTIYRSDPSVKPIDEWQLKRALIDFLKDSFSVSVTVPEEDLDIRRFKDLKKRKREDPVASGTLYIRDLGFLSRKPNANNTNRKKENPRLGDNGDDEKDSRLLEERKFSEWKKSLVDRMDGMELNIEGVKFRLNIVVPPSDDFDGLRKAWEDFYAFQNRGQHHSRGGKKQPDTLVLRGVPSRWFAEPRVSSKPSMLVTHTIFSVFGKIRNLNVAEDDDLGKNTEESGDIVSGLQCKIVVQFEKYEHFYDALKLLCGRSLQKQGSRLRADYEATWQREDFSPNTRQRATRSEPQPVERHGQSQAMTAGSYIPRYQPRNAHLGPETAHPRRCKVGLHSY; this is encoded by the exons atgagctTCAGCCCTTCGGGATCTGTTGCTGCTCCAacagaaaccctagaaattggaaATGGGCTGTCGCTAGTACCACGTGTGAAGCTGCTCCTCACCATTTACCGCTCGGATCCATCCGTAAAACCCATCGACGAGTGGCAGCTCAAGCGCGCTCTGATCGACTTCCTTAAGGACTCCTTCTCCGTCTCCGTTACTGTCCCCGAAGAGGATCTCGACATTCGCAGGTTCAAGGATCTCAAGAAGCGCAAGCGCGAAGATCCCGTCGCCTCCGGCACTCTTTACATTCgggatttagggtttctcaGTCGTAAACCCAATGCTAATAATACTAATAGAAAAAAGGAGAACCCTCGGCTCGGGGATAATGGTGATGATGAGAAGGATTCCAGGTTGTTGGAGGAGAGAAAGTTCTCCGAGTGGAAAAAGTCCCTCGTCGATAGGATGGACGGGATGGAGTTGAATATCGAAGGAGTGAAATTCAGGCTGAATATCGTTGTTCCTCCATCTGATGATTTTGATGGACTTAGGAAAGCTTGGGAAGATTTTTACGCCTTCCAAAATCGAG GACAACATCATTCAAGGGGTGGAAAGAAACAGCCCGATACCCTTGTTCTGAGAGGCGTTCCTTCCCGATGGTTTGCAGAACCGCGTGTGTCGTCCAAGCCTTCCATGCTGGTCACACATACCATTTTCTCCGTATTTGGAAAAATTAG GAATCTTAATGTTGCTGAGGACGATGATCTAGGTAAGAACACAGAGGAGAGTGGTGACATTGTGTCTGGTCTCCAGTGCAAGATTGTGGTTCAGTTTGAGAAGTATGAACATTTCTATGATGCACTGAAGTTGTTATGTGGGCGTTCATTGCAAAAG CAAGGATCACGCCTTAGAGCAGACTATGAAGCAACTTGGCAGAGGGAAGACTTTTCCCCAAACACACGGCAAAGAGCAACAAGAAGTGAACCACAGCCAGTAGAAAGGCATGGCCAAAGTCAGGCAATGACTGCAGGGTCCTATATTCCAAGATATCAGCCACGCAATGCACATCTTGGTCCAGAGACTGCACACCCAAGGAGGTGTAAGGTTGGACTCCACTCATATTAG
- the LOC122661029 gene encoding uncharacterized protein LOC122661029 — translation MGFCFACFGAGREQRREEERLASQDARAKAAEAAEKRQEQFEKSAAGRAARAQLAANAKQTVGSTKGEPVLKWQMG, via the exons ATGGGGTTCTGCTTCGCCTGCTTCGGTGCTGGTAGAGagcagagaagagaggaagaacgCCTGGCCTCCCAAGATGCTCGAGCCAAAGCAGCCGAAGCCGCTGAGAAAAG GCAGGAGCAATTTGAGAAGTCTGCCGCAGGAAGAGCTGCGCGTGCACAACTAGCAGCAAATGCAAAGCAGACAGTTGGCTCTACCAAAGGTGAACCAGTTCTTAAG TGGCAAATGGGATGA
- the LOC122661802 gene encoding protein NPGR1 isoform X2, which produces MRQEARALLGRLEYQRGNFDAALQVFQGIDIRSLTPRMTKAIIARTQQRKGRHKVENMQTSTMSMHSVSLLLEAILLKAKSLKELGRANEAAKECQIILDTVESALPTGMPEGIAEDCKLQEMFHKALELLPRLWKQAGFLNEAITAYRRVLTKPWNLDAQRLASVQKDLAGILLYGGVEASLPPQLQIWGATTPKNNTEEAILLLFILMQKVAFQEIVWDPEIIEHLTYALSVSHQFGVLADHVEQALPGIYNRAERWYLLALCYSSAGQNEVALNLLKKVSGHSEERAPHLPSLLLGAKLCSENPEHAHDGIDFARRAANFSKHHNEHFAGKAHQLLGVCYGTAARVSVSDSQRVLLKSESLKYLSNAALREKDDPEVLFNFGLENAVQRNLTAATENATNYLDMVGGSSARGWKLLALLISAEQRFKDAETIINLALDDAGRKDQLELLRLKAVLQIAQEHPKTAIETYRILLALIQAQKEFKTMVNDSEVVTETNLEMEAWQGLADIYRKFGSWHDAEICVDKAKSVGFYSPKSWHVSGMLFEAQSLYKDALVAFSIAMSIEPNYVPSMVSTAAILRKHGLQALPIAKSFLMNALRLEPTNHEVWLNLGYVSKMEGSLLQAADFFQAAHELKQSAPVQNFV; this is translated from the exons ATGAG GCAGGAAGCGAGGGCCTTGCTAGGACGATTAGAATATCAGAGAGGAAATTTTGATGCCGCACTCCAAGTGTTTCAAGGGATCGATATTCGGAGTTTAACACCAAGGATGACAAAGGCTATCATTGCAAGAACTCAGCAAAGAAAAGGGCGTCATAAAGTGGAAAACATGCAGACGAGTACAATGTCAATGCACTCGGTGAGCCTGCTGCTCGAAGCGATATTACTTAAAGCAAAATCATTGAAGGAGCTTGGGCGTGCTAATG AGGCTGCAAAAGAGTGTCAAATAATTCTGGATACAGTTGAATCTGCTTTACCCACTGGAATGCCTGAAGGTATTGCTGAGGATTGCAAGTTGCAGGAGATGTTTCACAAAGCACTGGAATTGCTTCCTAGGCTCTGGAAACAGGCAGGCTTTCTTAATGAAGCTATCACTGCATACCGCCGAGTTCTAACCAAACCCTGGAATTTGGATGCCCAGAGGTTGGCCAGCGTTCAGAAAGATTTGGCCGGAATTCTACTCTATGGTGGCGTTGAAGCAAGTCTTCCTCCCCAATTGCAAATATGGGGAGCAACAACTCCCAAGAATAATACGGAGGAAGCAATTCTCTTGCTGTTTATACTGATGCAGAAGGTGGCATTTCAGGAAATAGTTTGGGATCCTGAAATCATCGAGCATTTGACTTATGCGCTTTCAGTGTCTCATCAATTTGGGGTTTTGGCTGATCATGTTGAACAGGCCCTGCCAGGTATTTACAACCGAGCCGAAAGGTGGTATCTTCTTGCCCTTTGTTACAGTTCTGCTGGGCAGAATGAAGTGGCCTTGAACCTTCTAAAGAAAGTTTCAGGTCATTCGGAGGAGCGTGCACCTCATCTTCCTTCACTGTTGTTAGGAGCAAAGTTATGCTCAGAAAATCCAGAGCATGCTCATGATGGAATAGATTTCGCTCGGAGGGCAGCCAATTTCAGTAAGCATCACAATGAGCATTTTGCGGGTAAGGCACATCAACTGCTTGGTGTTTGTTATGGAACTGCGGCTAGAGTTTCTGTGTCAGATTCTCAAAGGGTTCTTCTAAAAAGTGAGTCTTTGAAATACTTAAGCAATGCGGCGCTGCGTGAGAAAGATGACCCAGAAGTGTTGTTTAACTTTGGTTTGGAGAATGCTGTTCAAAGGAACCTGACCGCAGCTACTGAAAATGCAACAAATTACTTAGACATGGTGGGTGGAAGCTCAGCAAGAGGTTGGAAGCTATTAGCACTGCTCATCTCTGCAGAGCAGCGGTTCAAAGATGCTGAAACCATAATCAACCTTGCCTTGGATGATGCTGGAAGAAAGGACCAATTAGAACTTCTAAGGTTGAAAGCTGTACTTCAAATTGCTCAGGAACATCCCAAAACTGCGATAGAGACTTACAGAATTTTGCTTGCTCTGATTCAAGCACAAAAGGAGTTTAAAACCATGGTGAATGACTCTGAG GTGGTAACAGAAACAAATTTAGAAATGGAGGCATGGCAAGGTTTAGCGGACATTTATAGAAAATTTGGTTCATGGCACGATGCCGAAATTTGTGTTGATAAAGCCAAGTCCGTTGGATTTTATTCTCCAAAGAGTTGGCATGTATCAG GGATGCTATTTGAAGCTCAGTCATTATACAAGGATGCACTTGTGGCCTTCTCAATTGCCATGTCAATTGAACCAAATTATGTACCGAGCATGGTTTCAACAGCAGCAATACTGAGAAAGCATGGTTTGCAAGCGCTTCCAATAGCAAAAAGCTTCCTGATGAATGCTCTACGATTAGAGCCCACGAACCATGAGGTGTGGTTGAATCTTGGATATGTATCAAAGATGGAAGGCTCCCTACTGCAAGCTGCAGACTTTTTCCAGGCAGCACATGAGCTCAAGCAGTCAGCTCCAGTTCAAAACTTCGTTTGA
- the LOC122661802 gene encoding protein NPGR1 isoform X1, producing MLCACSGEQFKFEEVPQSPESLATRDFSVSGLSSRTGDWESRFEDSQVEDVESTLKEALSLNYEEARALLGRLEYQRGNFDAALQVFQGIDIRSLTPRMTKAIIARTQQRKGRHKVENMQTSTMSMHSVSLLLEAILLKAKSLKELGRANEAAKECQIILDTVESALPTGMPEGIAEDCKLQEMFHKALELLPRLWKQAGFLNEAITAYRRVLTKPWNLDAQRLASVQKDLAGILLYGGVEASLPPQLQIWGATTPKNNTEEAILLLFILMQKVAFQEIVWDPEIIEHLTYALSVSHQFGVLADHVEQALPGIYNRAERWYLLALCYSSAGQNEVALNLLKKVSGHSEERAPHLPSLLLGAKLCSENPEHAHDGIDFARRAANFSKHHNEHFAGKAHQLLGVCYGTAARVSVSDSQRVLLKSESLKYLSNAALREKDDPEVLFNFGLENAVQRNLTAATENATNYLDMVGGSSARGWKLLALLISAEQRFKDAETIINLALDDAGRKDQLELLRLKAVLQIAQEHPKTAIETYRILLALIQAQKEFKTMVNDSEVVTETNLEMEAWQGLADIYRKFGSWHDAEICVDKAKSVGFYSPKSWHVSGMLFEAQSLYKDALVAFSIAMSIEPNYVPSMVSTAAILRKHGLQALPIAKSFLMNALRLEPTNHEVWLNLGYVSKMEGSLLQAADFFQAAHELKQSAPVQNFV from the exons ATGTTGTGCGCTTGCTCCGGTGAACAATTCAAGTTTGAAGAAGTTCCTCAGTCACCAGAATCACTGGCAACGAGGGACTTCTCAGTCAGTGGCCTCTCTTCGAGAACAGGTGACTGGGAGTCGAGGTTTGAGGATAGCCAGGTCGAAGACGTTGAATCCACTCTGAAAGAAGCTCTCTCTTTAAATTATGAG GAAGCGAGGGCCTTGCTAGGACGATTAGAATATCAGAGAGGAAATTTTGATGCCGCACTCCAAGTGTTTCAAGGGATCGATATTCGGAGTTTAACACCAAGGATGACAAAGGCTATCATTGCAAGAACTCAGCAAAGAAAAGGGCGTCATAAAGTGGAAAACATGCAGACGAGTACAATGTCAATGCACTCGGTGAGCCTGCTGCTCGAAGCGATATTACTTAAAGCAAAATCATTGAAGGAGCTTGGGCGTGCTAATG AGGCTGCAAAAGAGTGTCAAATAATTCTGGATACAGTTGAATCTGCTTTACCCACTGGAATGCCTGAAGGTATTGCTGAGGATTGCAAGTTGCAGGAGATGTTTCACAAAGCACTGGAATTGCTTCCTAGGCTCTGGAAACAGGCAGGCTTTCTTAATGAAGCTATCACTGCATACCGCCGAGTTCTAACCAAACCCTGGAATTTGGATGCCCAGAGGTTGGCCAGCGTTCAGAAAGATTTGGCCGGAATTCTACTCTATGGTGGCGTTGAAGCAAGTCTTCCTCCCCAATTGCAAATATGGGGAGCAACAACTCCCAAGAATAATACGGAGGAAGCAATTCTCTTGCTGTTTATACTGATGCAGAAGGTGGCATTTCAGGAAATAGTTTGGGATCCTGAAATCATCGAGCATTTGACTTATGCGCTTTCAGTGTCTCATCAATTTGGGGTTTTGGCTGATCATGTTGAACAGGCCCTGCCAGGTATTTACAACCGAGCCGAAAGGTGGTATCTTCTTGCCCTTTGTTACAGTTCTGCTGGGCAGAATGAAGTGGCCTTGAACCTTCTAAAGAAAGTTTCAGGTCATTCGGAGGAGCGTGCACCTCATCTTCCTTCACTGTTGTTAGGAGCAAAGTTATGCTCAGAAAATCCAGAGCATGCTCATGATGGAATAGATTTCGCTCGGAGGGCAGCCAATTTCAGTAAGCATCACAATGAGCATTTTGCGGGTAAGGCACATCAACTGCTTGGTGTTTGTTATGGAACTGCGGCTAGAGTTTCTGTGTCAGATTCTCAAAGGGTTCTTCTAAAAAGTGAGTCTTTGAAATACTTAAGCAATGCGGCGCTGCGTGAGAAAGATGACCCAGAAGTGTTGTTTAACTTTGGTTTGGAGAATGCTGTTCAAAGGAACCTGACCGCAGCTACTGAAAATGCAACAAATTACTTAGACATGGTGGGTGGAAGCTCAGCAAGAGGTTGGAAGCTATTAGCACTGCTCATCTCTGCAGAGCAGCGGTTCAAAGATGCTGAAACCATAATCAACCTTGCCTTGGATGATGCTGGAAGAAAGGACCAATTAGAACTTCTAAGGTTGAAAGCTGTACTTCAAATTGCTCAGGAACATCCCAAAACTGCGATAGAGACTTACAGAATTTTGCTTGCTCTGATTCAAGCACAAAAGGAGTTTAAAACCATGGTGAATGACTCTGAG GTGGTAACAGAAACAAATTTAGAAATGGAGGCATGGCAAGGTTTAGCGGACATTTATAGAAAATTTGGTTCATGGCACGATGCCGAAATTTGTGTTGATAAAGCCAAGTCCGTTGGATTTTATTCTCCAAAGAGTTGGCATGTATCAG GGATGCTATTTGAAGCTCAGTCATTATACAAGGATGCACTTGTGGCCTTCTCAATTGCCATGTCAATTGAACCAAATTATGTACCGAGCATGGTTTCAACAGCAGCAATACTGAGAAAGCATGGTTTGCAAGCGCTTCCAATAGCAAAAAGCTTCCTGATGAATGCTCTACGATTAGAGCCCACGAACCATGAGGTGTGGTTGAATCTTGGATATGTATCAAAGATGGAAGGCTCCCTACTGCAAGCTGCAGACTTTTTCCAGGCAGCACATGAGCTCAAGCAGTCAGCTCCAGTTCAAAACTTCGTTTGA